GGATTATCTGGAGCGCTGCGGCACGCCGAAAACGGTGTCCGATCTCACCCAGCACAATGTCTTCGAGCTGCTTCAGTACACGGCGGCGGGCGGATCGTGGCTCGCGCTGTGCGAGGGCGGCAGCGAGGTCCGCACCCGGCTGTTCACCAACCAGAGCTCGGTGATGGTGGAAGCGGTGCGCAACGGCGCCGGGATCGGCCTGCTGCCGACCTATGTCGCGGCGATCTATCCCAGCCTCGTGATGATCCCGCTGATCGAGCCGTGGCCGCTGCCGATCTGGCTCAGCTATTCGCGCGAGGCGGCGCGCGAGGACCATGTGCGCAAGACGATCGACTTTCTGGCCGAGCACGTCTTCGCGCCCGAGCGGATGCCGTGGTTCTCCGACACCTTCGTCCGGCCGCAATCGGGCTGGGCCGAGCGCCAGATGGGATCGCGCTCCGTCGTGGCGTGAGGGATCGCGGGGGGCCATAAGCGCGACCCGGCGGGCTTGACAATCGGCCGGTTCTGTCCGATATTTCTGTCATGACAGAAATAACAGTTTCAAACGACCTGCCGCCCGCGATCCGCCGCTTCGTCCTGCACTGGGGCGACATGGGCGGGCAATGGGGGGTCAACCGCTCGGTCAGCCAGATCCACGCGCTGCTCTATCTGGCGGAGAAGCCGCTGACGGCGGAGGACATCGCCGAGACGCTGGCGCTGGCGCGCTCCAACGTGTCGAACTCGCTGAAGGAGCTGCAGGGCTGGGGCCTGGTGCGCCGCGTGCCGGTGCTGGGCGACCGCCGCGACCATTTCGAGGCCGATACCGACATCTGGTCGATCGCCGCCAAGATCGCCGCCGGCCGCAAGGAGCGCGAGCTCGATCCGGCGATCGCCGCGCTGGAGGCCTGCGTCGCCGAGGCGGCGGGCGATGCCAGGCTGTCGGCGACCGCGGCGGCGCGGCTGAGCGCGATGCTCGATTTCACGCGCACCCTGACCGGCTGGTTCGACCAGATGAGCAAGGTGCCCAGGCCGACCTTGATGGCGCTGATCAGGCTCGGCGCGCGGATCGCGAGCTTTCTGCCCGGCAAGAAAGCGAAATAGGGGAGGGCGACATGGCGCGGCTGAACGTTCTGGAACGGACCCCGGCGCCGATGCCCGCCCTCGGCGATCCGCGCTTCCGCGCGCTGCTGCGCGCCGAGGAATGGGCGGCGCTGCCCGCGCCGGTGCGGGCGCGGTTCTCCAAGCGGCTGACGGGCGGCGACAGCGTCGTCTATGTCGGCGAAGTCGCCGAAACGGCCATCACGCGCGCGGGCTGGCTGTTCGCCCAAG
Above is a window of Rhizomicrobium sp. DNA encoding:
- a CDS encoding MarR family transcriptional regulator, yielding MTEITVSNDLPPAIRRFVLHWGDMGGQWGVNRSVSQIHALLYLAEKPLTAEDIAETLALARSNVSNSLKELQGWGLVRRVPVLGDRRDHFEADTDIWSIAAKIAAGRKERELDPAIAALEACVAEAAGDARLSATAAARLSAMLDFTRTLTGWFDQMSKVPRPTLMALIRLGARIASFLPGKKAK